Proteins from a single region of Streptomyces vinaceus:
- the metG gene encoding methionine--tRNA ligase: MARHLITSALPYINGIKHLGNMVGSMLPADVYSRYLRQRGHDVLYICATDEHGTPAELAAKEAGLSVAEFCAQAHDAQKAVYDGFELSFDYFGRSSSQQNAEITQHFARQLQLNGFIEERAIRQVYSPVDGRFLPDRYVEGTCPHCGYDKARGDQCENCTRVLDPTDLIEPRSAISGSTELEVRETKHLFLLQSKLQVEVEAWVAEHEEEWPQLASSIARKWLTEGLHDRAITRDLDWGVPVPADTWPELAAEGKVFYVWFDAPIEYIAATKEWADADPANRDYKAWWYEAEDVRYTQFMAKDNVPFHTVMFPATEIGTREPWKKVDYVKAFNWLTYYGGKFSTSQKRGVFTDQALETLPADFWRYFLIANAPESDDSSFTWEHFTTTVNKDLGGTLGNFVNRVLTFSRKKFGDEVPAGSPAGEAEARLGEQIAELLAEYEGHMDSLQYRKAAAALRALWSAGNAYLDEKAPWLEVKTDLDGAALTLRTAMNLIHLYSVVSEPFIPASARTMRSSFELAGDTATWISPEQAKSLDAVPAGTPFTVPPVLFARIAEEDLQSYRERFGGTEAG; this comes from the coding sequence ATGGCTCGACACCTGATCACCAGCGCGCTTCCCTACATCAACGGGATCAAGCACCTGGGCAACATGGTCGGGTCGATGCTTCCGGCGGATGTGTACTCCCGGTACCTCCGCCAGCGCGGCCACGACGTCCTGTACATCTGCGCCACCGACGAGCACGGCACCCCCGCCGAGCTCGCCGCGAAGGAGGCCGGCCTCTCGGTCGCCGAGTTCTGCGCGCAGGCCCACGACGCCCAGAAGGCGGTCTACGACGGCTTCGAGCTGTCCTTCGACTACTTCGGCCGCAGCTCCTCGCAGCAGAACGCCGAGATCACCCAGCACTTCGCGCGGCAGCTGCAGCTGAACGGCTTCATCGAGGAGCGCGCGATCCGGCAGGTCTACTCGCCGGTCGACGGCCGCTTCCTGCCGGACCGCTACGTCGAGGGCACCTGCCCGCACTGCGGCTACGACAAGGCCCGCGGCGACCAGTGCGAGAACTGCACCCGAGTCCTGGACCCCACGGACCTGATCGAGCCCCGCTCGGCGATCTCCGGCTCCACCGAGCTGGAGGTCCGCGAGACCAAGCACCTCTTCCTCCTCCAGTCCAAGCTCCAGGTCGAGGTCGAGGCCTGGGTGGCGGAGCACGAGGAGGAGTGGCCGCAGCTGGCCTCCTCCATCGCCCGCAAGTGGCTGACCGAGGGCCTGCACGACCGCGCCATCACCCGCGACCTGGACTGGGGCGTGCCGGTGCCGGCCGACACCTGGCCCGAACTGGCCGCCGAGGGCAAGGTCTTCTACGTCTGGTTCGACGCGCCGATCGAGTACATCGCCGCCACCAAGGAGTGGGCGGACGCCGACCCGGCGAACCGCGACTACAAGGCGTGGTGGTACGAGGCCGAGGACGTGCGCTACACGCAGTTCATGGCCAAGGACAACGTCCCGTTCCACACGGTGATGTTCCCGGCCACCGAGATCGGCACCCGCGAGCCGTGGAAGAAGGTCGACTACGTCAAGGCCTTCAACTGGCTGACGTACTACGGCGGCAAGTTCTCCACCTCGCAGAAGCGCGGCGTCTTCACCGACCAGGCGCTGGAGACCCTCCCGGCGGACTTCTGGCGCTACTTCCTCATCGCGAACGCGCCCGAGTCCGACGACTCCTCCTTCACGTGGGAGCACTTCACCACCACGGTCAACAAGGACCTCGGCGGCACCCTCGGCAACTTCGTCAACCGCGTGCTGACCTTCTCGCGCAAGAAGTTCGGCGACGAGGTCCCGGCGGGCAGCCCGGCCGGCGAGGCCGAGGCCAGGCTGGGCGAGCAGATCGCCGAGCTGCTGGCCGAGTACGAGGGCCACATGGACTCCCTCCAGTACCGCAAGGCCGCGGCCGCGCTGCGCGCCCTGTGGTCGGCCGGCAACGCCTACCTCGACGAGAAGGCCCCCTGGCTGGAGGTCAAGACCGACCTGGACGGCGCAGCGCTCACCCTGCGCACCGCCATGAACCTGATCCACCTCTACTCGGTGGTCTCGGAGCCGTTCATCCCGGCCTCGGCGCGCACCATGCGCTCCTCGTTCGAGCTGGCCGGCGACACGGCGACGTGGATCAGCCCGGAGCAGGCCAAGTCCCTGGACGCGGTCCCGGCCGGTACGCCGTTCACCGTGCCCCCGGTGCTCTTCGCGCGCATCGCCGAGGAGGACCTCCAGTCCTACCGCGAGCGCTTCGGCGGCACCGAGGCAGGCTGA
- a CDS encoding RNA polymerase sigma factor: MSQWDPTARLSYWAFHANRRPSYMRFAYLQLGSDAAAEDAVDAAFDSIMNEWLRMLHMDRLDAYAWTILKQRLVDRQRRGGRGAWPPGPTAPRPMDISAFEAALKEARADQQCEALTDTIRFYSAVSRLAERQRDAVLLRYGLQCTPGEAASVMGVDEATVRSQLGQAHRRLARMLDASAEAADAAGPADPAHPAHPADPADPADRAGPAEAPES, translated from the coding sequence ATGAGCCAGTGGGACCCGACGGCACGCCTGTCGTACTGGGCCTTCCACGCGAACCGGCGGCCCTCGTACATGCGTTTCGCGTACTTGCAGCTGGGCTCCGACGCGGCTGCCGAGGACGCGGTCGACGCCGCCTTCGACTCGATCATGAACGAGTGGTTACGCATGCTCCACATGGACCGTCTCGACGCCTACGCCTGGACCATCCTCAAACAGCGCCTGGTCGACCGGCAGCGGCGCGGCGGGCGCGGCGCCTGGCCGCCCGGACCCACCGCGCCCCGGCCCATGGACATCAGCGCCTTCGAGGCCGCCCTCAAGGAGGCCCGCGCCGATCAGCAGTGCGAGGCGCTGACCGACACCATCCGCTTCTACTCCGCCGTCTCCCGCCTCGCCGAGCGCCAGCGCGACGCCGTGCTGCTGCGCTACGGGCTCCAGTGCACCCCCGGGGAGGCCGCCTCGGTGATGGGCGTCGACGAGGCCACCGTCCGCTCGCAGCTCGGCCAGGCCCACCGGCGGCTCGCGCGGATGCTCGACGCCTCGGCCGAGGCGGCGGACGCGGCGGGCCCCGCCGACCCGGCGCACCCGGCGCACCCCGCGGACCCTGCCGACCCGGCGGACCGCGCCGGCCCGGCCGAAGCACCCGAGTCATGA